The following proteins are co-located in the Aquarana catesbeiana isolate 2022-GZ linkage group LG02, ASM4218655v1, whole genome shotgun sequence genome:
- the LOC141126495 gene encoding olfactory receptor 5AP2-like — MSSSLKNISVTHFVLVGLIEIESFGYVWAVLALALFSVTLFMSSMIVYVTWIEKSLHEPMYILICIMVINVMFGNASYFPKLAIDLLSGCSTITLTGCLCQSFFTDLYGTYEIFTFTTMAYDRYLAVGHPLRYHTLMTNITTQTISLALYIFNVVIVTVGILLTLRLTFCGVNNKNVYCETMSLQPLVCNDITINIIYRTILTLFISIVCLLLIMYCYIRTVVICLKLSAESSHKAIHTLMTHILAFSIYFFTVLFLNFRYSLSTGSISTKVDIIIPLIGSSIATSANPLIYGIRTKALREKIVCNLHWNTKRIK, encoded by the coding sequence ATGAGCTCGTCTCTGAAAAATATCTCTGTAACACACTTTGTTCTGGTGGGGCTTATTGAGATTGAATCATTTGGATATGTATGGGCTGTTTTGGCTCTTGCATTATTTTCAGTCACATTGTTTATGAGTTCTATGATTGTCTATGTAACCTGGATAGAGAAAAGCTTGCATGAACCTATGTACATCCTAATATGCATCATGGTTATCAATGTGATGTTCGGGAACGCATCATATTTTCCCAAGCTGGCCATTGACTTGTTGTCTGGATGCTCAACCATCACACTCACCGGATGTCTCTGCCAATCTTTCTTTACCGATCTTTACGGAACTTATGAAATATTTACTTTTACAACAATGGCATATGACCGATATCTGGCTGTAGGCCACCCTCTGAGATACCACACTCTGATGACCAACATTACAACTCAAACAATATCACTTGCCCTATATATTTTCAATGTGGTGATAGTAACTGTGGGTATATTATTGACATTAAGACTAACGTTTTGTGGAGTGAATAACAAAAATGTCTATTGTGAGACCATGTCTCTACAACCGCTTGTTTGTAATGATATAACAATTAACATCATCTATAGAACGATTTTGACCTTGTTCATTTCGATTGTCTGCTTGCTTCTTATAATGTACTGTTACATAAGAACAGTTGTCATCTGTCTGAAACTTTCTGCAGAATCCTCTCACAAAGCTATACATACATTGATGACTCACATATTGGCCTTCTCCATTTATTTTTTCACCGTCTTGTTCCTTAATTTCAGGTACAGTCTAAGCACAGGTTCTATATCAACCAAAGTTGACATTATCATACCTTTGATTGGTTCCAGCATAGCTACTTCTGCAAACCCTCTGATCTACGGGATAAGGACCAAAGCTCTTAGAGAAAAAATTGTATGTAACCTACATTGGAATACCAAAAgaataaaatga